In Silene latifolia isolate original U9 population chromosome 3, ASM4854445v1, whole genome shotgun sequence, a single window of DNA contains:
- the LOC141648016 gene encoding zinc transporter 5-like isoform X2: MVKITSSKYLIFTILIIILIHITPLVVGECTCDQEDIDSHIDKGAIKYKVGALFAILVASGIGVTIPILGKHIPALHPDKSLFFLIKSFAAGVILSTGFIHILPDAFESLSNPCLKDNPWANFPFTGLAAMVGAIGTLMIDALATSHYRKVHTSGVHGVAIDEEKFDGGHVHLATHGHSHGGPSSATAIVEPEGLSELDRLRYKVTSQVLEMGIVVHSVIIGISLGTSQSIDTIKPLMAALCFHQFFEGMGLGGCIAQASFKSASTLCMAMFFSLTTPVGIAIGIGITNVYNENSPTALIVQGLLDAVAAGILIYMALVDLLAQDFMNPKVQSNKRLFLGANIALLLGAGFMALLAIWA, encoded by the exons ATGGTGAAAATCACATCATCAAAGTACCTCATTTTCACCATCTTAATCATCATCCTAATTCACATAACACCTTTAGTTGTTGGAGAATGTACTTGTGACCAAGAAGACATAGATAGTCACATTGACAAAGGTGCCATAAAATATAAGGTTGGTGCCCTATTTGCCATACTTGTTGCAAGTGGTATAGGAGTAACCATACCCATATTAGGCAAGCACATTCCCGCCCTACACCCCGATAAATCCCTTTTCTTCTTAATCAAGTCATTCGCGGCTGGAGTAATATTGTCAACGGGATTCATCCACATATTGCCTGATGCCTTTGAGAGTCTTAGCAACCCATGCCTTAAGGATAACCCTTGGGCTAACTTCCCTTTCACTGGTCTTGCAGCTATGGTTGGTGCAATTGGGACGTTGATGATTGACGCTTTGGCCACTAGCCATTATCGTAAGGTTCATACTTCTGGGGTTCATGGTGTCGCCATTGATGAAGAGAAGTTCGATGGAGGCCATGTGCACCTTGCTACCCATGGTCATAGCCATGGCGGTCCTTCTAGCGCTACGGCTATTGTTGAGCCTGAAGGTCTAAGTGAATTGGATCGTTTGAGATACAAAGTTACATCACAG GTGTTGGAGATGGGAATAGTGGTCCATTCAGTGATTATCGGTATATCTTTGGGAACATCACAAAGCATTGATACAATTAAGCCTCTCATGGCAGCCCTTTGTTTCCATCAATTCTTTGAGGGTATGGGACTTGGTGGGTGTATTGCTCAGGCATCATTCAAGTCGGCATCGACTTTGTGTATGGCGATGTTTTTCTCCCTAACAACCCCAGTTGGGATCGCAATCGGAATCGGAATAACCAACGTTTACAATGAGAACAGTCCAACGGCATTGATCGTACAAGGCTTGTTGGATGCAGTAGCAGCAGGAATATTGATATACATGGCACTTGTAGATCTTTTGGCCCAAGACTTTATGAATCCGAAAGTCCAATCTAACAAAAGATTGTTCCTTGGTGCTAACATTGCTTTGCTTCTTGGTGCTGGTTTTATGGCTCTTTTGGCTATTTGGGCTTGA
- the LOC141648016 gene encoding zinc transporter 1-like isoform X1, with product MSQTMSPKTLKSLIFVSLVLLPTLVAGDCTCGQSDEPSGNNKAVLRYKVAALVIILVSSAIGVCLPILGKRIPALSPESNLFFLVKSFAAGVILSTGFIHVLPDAFESLTNPCLKENPWGKFPFTGLAAMVGSLGTLMIDAFATGHYRKIHYGKNATVEEENQGDHNGHVHLHTHATHGHAHGAIPVVPEEGLSELDRIRYKVTSQVLEMGIVVHSVIIGISLGTSQSIDTIKPLMAALCFHQFFEGMGLGGCIAQASFKSASTLCMAMFFSLTTPVGIAIGIGITNVYNENSPTALIVQGLLDAVAAGILIYMALVDLLAQDFMNPKVQSNKRLFLGANIALLLGAGFMALLAIWA from the exons ATGTCTCAAACAATGTCACCAAAAACACTAAAAAGTCTAATTTTTGTCTCTCTAGTGCTTCTCCCTACGTTGGTCGCGGGCGATTGCACCTGCGGCCAATCAGATGAACCTAGCGGGAACAATAAAGCCGTTCTAAGGTACAAAGTTGCGGCACTTGTCATCATATTAGTGTCCAGTGCCATAGGGGTGTGTTTACCCATACTAGGCAAGCGCATCCCCGCCTTAAGCCCGGAGAGTAACCTATTTTTCTTAGTAAAGTCCTTCGCGGCAGGGGTAATATTGTCGACGGGGTTCATACACGTGTTACCCGATGCCTTTGAGAGTCTTACTAATCCATGCCTTAAAGAGAACCCTTGGGGAAAATTCCCCTTTACGGGGTTAGCGGCCATGGTAGGGTCACTCGGGACCTTAATGATCGACGCTTTTGCCACGGGGCATTATCGTAAAATTCACTATGGGAAGAACGCCACCGTCGAGGAAGAGAACCAAGGAGACCATAATGGGCATGTCCATTTGCATACTCATGCGACCCACGGGCACGCCCATGGCGCTATTCCTGTGGTTCCTGAGGAGGGTTTGAGTGAGTTGGACCGTATTAGATATAAGGTCACTTCTCAG GTGTTGGAGATGGGAATAGTGGTCCATTCAGTGATTATCGGTATATCTTTGGGAACATCACAAAGCATTGATACAATTAAGCCTCTCATGGCAGCCCTTTGTTTCCATCAATTCTTTGAGGGTATGGGACTTGGTGGGTGTATTGCTCAGGCATCATTCAAGTCGGCATCGACTTTGTGTATGGCGATGTTTTTCTCCCTAACAACCCCAGTTGGGATCGCAATCGGAATCGGAATAACCAACGTTTACAATGAGAACAGTCCAACGGCATTGATCGTACAAGGCTTGTTGGATGCAGTAGCAGCAGGAATATTGATATACATGGCACTTGTAGATCTTTTGGCCCAAGACTTTATGAATCCGAAAGTCCAATCTAACAAAAGATTGTTCCTTGGTGCTAACATTGCTTTGCTTCTTGGTGCTGGTTTTATGGCTCTTTTGGCTATTTGGGCTTGA